Proteins from a single region of Paraglaciecola sp. T6c:
- a CDS encoding lipopolysaccharide biosynthesis protein, whose product MSSSLAKNSSLTLLANLSFSLTNWLLLVVIAKVYDAAFLGQFVLALSIVSPVFLLSSLKLRTLIVVDVDNEYSLEQYLGTRLLLSSIGLTLSILLGISFFDNVPFLLMLLIGIYKWCDSWCELFYAYYHRTGRFDTATFSQCGRSVLSISVVIIIALLSDSAILMVSGWVATTVIFSVVDTVVFTNLRRRNETVSTNWISLLSVQYAMRTPLRILKKYYTLSLSLVVGALFVYIPNFVIEKYSGVEAAGEFAAVSYFLIAGGLLIHSVSQASSPRLAALAKQGNGKGLINLTFKMCLIGAAIGVSGVIVALVAGEFFLELFYNPEIALLSEELTWVLVAAAIRYIYIFIGTAMNALKQFHTQTYIYAVGTLCVLVACLFWVPEYGSLGAAKAMVFATCIECVLFGFFFWRNVRIKGKTHD is encoded by the coding sequence ATGTCATCCAGTTTGGCAAAAAATTCGAGCCTAACGCTTTTAGCTAATTTGTCGTTCTCGCTAACGAATTGGTTGCTGTTAGTGGTGATTGCCAAAGTTTATGATGCCGCATTCTTAGGGCAATTTGTACTTGCTCTATCTATCGTCTCCCCCGTTTTCTTATTGTCTAGCCTAAAATTACGCACCCTCATAGTTGTAGATGTCGATAACGAATATAGCCTCGAGCAGTATTTAGGCACTAGGTTATTACTTAGCTCTATCGGTTTGACACTTTCAATACTCTTAGGGATTAGCTTTTTTGATAATGTGCCCTTTTTGCTAATGTTACTAATCGGAATATATAAATGGTGCGATAGTTGGTGCGAATTATTTTATGCTTATTACCATCGAACTGGTCGGTTCGATACAGCGACCTTTTCACAATGTGGGCGCTCAGTGCTCAGTATCTCCGTCGTTATAATTATCGCGCTGCTAAGCGACTCTGCCATTTTAATGGTGAGCGGTTGGGTAGCGACAACGGTTATATTTAGCGTTGTCGATACAGTGGTTTTCACAAACCTTCGACGAAGAAACGAAACCGTAAGTACCAATTGGATTTCGCTTTTATCGGTGCAATATGCAATGCGCACCCCGCTACGTATTCTGAAAAAGTATTACACCCTGAGTTTATCTCTTGTGGTCGGTGCTTTATTCGTCTACATACCCAATTTTGTGATAGAGAAATATTCGGGCGTAGAGGCTGCAGGGGAGTTTGCTGCCGTGAGCTACTTTCTAATTGCGGGAGGCCTTCTCATTCACAGCGTATCGCAAGCGAGCTCACCTCGACTTGCCGCTTTAGCGAAGCAAGGAAACGGGAAAGGACTCATTAACCTTACGTTTAAGATGTGCCTTATTGGAGCCGCTATCGGTGTATCTGGTGTGATCGTGGCGTTGGTTGCTGGTGAGTTTTTCCTCGAATTATTTTATAACCCTGAAATAGCTCTTTTATCTGAGGAGCTAACTTGGGTGTTGGTCGCCGCTGCAATTCGATATATCTATATATTCATTGGTACCGCAATGAACGCACTAAAACAATTTCATACGCAAACATATATTTATGCGGTTGGTACTCTATGCGTATTAGTCGCCTGCTTATTTTGGGTGCCCGAATACGGCTCATTAGGGGCGGCAAAAGCAATGGTATTCGCTACCTGCATAGAATGCGTTTTGTTCGGTTTTTTCTTTTGGAGAAACGTGAGAATAAAGGGAAAAACTCATGACTAA
- a CDS encoding hydrogen peroxide-inducible genes activator: protein MPNSHLQPSLKQLKYFVAVAHTLNFRRASYQLHISQPTLTNQIVKLEESLGLTLFERSRNGTMLSPDGRELLNHAEHILQTMTEFQSVARELAQGPKTTFKLGIPPTLGPYLLPFVLPQLHQLYDKLKFYVRESAPSELHTGLYKGDYDLIISPLAGMPNDFIVEPLFTEPLKLVLSSEHPMSKDVLIEPKHLRGQRILTLEDKHHFHHQVLDICNELGAELQRDYEGTSLDTLRQMVVMGMGAAFLPGLYVHSEMHVPESLHVCEIKNKPILRQHALAWRNTSPSRVFFRELADRFRRIIKARLSHVVEVHTL, encoded by the coding sequence ATGCCGAATTCTCATCTACAGCCTTCCTTGAAACAGCTGAAGTACTTTGTCGCAGTCGCCCACACACTGAATTTTAGACGAGCGTCTTATCAATTGCATATCAGTCAACCCACATTGACGAATCAGATCGTTAAGCTCGAAGAAAGTTTAGGGCTAACCCTGTTTGAACGATCACGAAATGGCACTATGCTCTCGCCCGATGGTCGTGAGCTGTTAAATCACGCAGAGCATATTCTGCAAACGATGACAGAGTTCCAAAGTGTTGCTAGAGAGCTCGCTCAAGGTCCCAAAACGACCTTCAAACTAGGCATTCCTCCCACTTTAGGGCCTTATTTATTACCCTTCGTGTTACCGCAATTGCATCAGCTATACGACAAATTAAAATTCTATGTAAGAGAATCAGCCCCTAGCGAATTGCACACAGGTTTATATAAGGGGGATTACGACTTAATTATTTCTCCCCTTGCAGGCATGCCAAACGACTTCATCGTGGAGCCTTTATTTACAGAGCCGCTAAAACTAGTGCTTTCGAGTGAGCACCCCATGAGCAAGGATGTACTTATTGAACCCAAGCATCTGCGAGGACAGAGGATCTTAACGCTTGAAGATAAACATCACTTTCATCATCAGGTATTAGATATTTGCAATGAATTGGGTGCAGAGCTTCAACGTGATTATGAAGGAACCAGTCTAGATACCCTAAGGCAAATGGTGGTTATGGGTATGGGGGCAGCTTTTCTACCGGGTTTGTATGTACACTCAGAAATGCACGTACCTGAATCACTTCACGTATGTGAAATAAAAAACAAGCCTATTTTACGCCAACACGCCCTCGCTTGGCGAAACACTTCACCGTCACGAGTGTTCTTTCGAGAACTTGCTGATCGTTTCAGACGGATCATAAAAGCCCGACTGAGCCACGTGGTTGAGGTTCATACTCTCTGA
- a CDS encoding carbonic anhydrase, producing the protein MDHVISGVAKFQRDVFPKNKEVFQKLATSQNPEVLFITCSDSRIDPNMVTQTGPGDLFICRNAGNVVPPHSNQTGGMTASIEFAVAALGVEHIVICGHTDCGAMKGALAPEALDELPHVKEWLGHCRGATEVVKHKHGSVGSEHLDEVTKENVLLQIQHLKTHPSVAGRLACKEVQIHGWVYSIETGEVLCYDNKSESFKPMVECYASETAFKSAIGL; encoded by the coding sequence ATGGATCATGTGATCTCAGGTGTAGCGAAGTTTCAACGTGATGTTTTTCCAAAAAACAAAGAAGTCTTTCAGAAACTAGCGACGAGTCAGAATCCAGAAGTTTTATTCATTACTTGCTCTGATTCACGTATTGACCCGAACATGGTCACGCAAACAGGTCCCGGGGATTTATTTATCTGCAGAAATGCGGGTAATGTAGTGCCCCCTCACAGCAATCAAACTGGTGGCATGACCGCCTCAATTGAATTTGCTGTGGCTGCATTGGGCGTTGAGCATATTGTTATTTGTGGTCACACAGACTGCGGAGCGATGAAGGGGGCTTTAGCGCCAGAAGCATTAGATGAATTGCCACATGTAAAAGAATGGTTGGGTCATTGCCGTGGTGCAACTGAAGTCGTTAAACACAAGCATGGCAGTGTGGGCAGTGAGCATCTCGACGAAGTCACCAAAGAAAACGTCTTGTTGCAGATACAACATCTTAAGACACACCCCTCTGTTGCAGGGCGACTAGCGTGTAAGGAAGTGCAAATTCACGGGTGGGTCTATAGTATCGAAACGGGAGAAGTCCTCTGTTACGACAATAAATCAGAAAGCTTCAAGCCTATGGTTGAATGTTACGCTAGCGAAACAGCGTTTAAATCGGCCATTGGTCTTTAG